The Nitrogeniibacter aestuarii genome has a window encoding:
- a CDS encoding MFS transporter — MSSQFGLMRERRFLPFFLTQFFGAFNDNLFKNALVVLMTFEAARYTTLSAGVLVNLAAGIFILPFFLFSATAGQLADKYEKSHLMRLIKLMEIVIMGLGAVAYAMESLWLLLATLFLMGVQSSIFGPVKYAILPQHLAETELVGGNALVESGTFVAILLGTIAGGVMIALPGGAAWVSGAAIVVAVIGYFASRGIPLAHAADAALKVNWNPLTQTWKTIGFTRTNRTVFLSILGISWFWFYGALFLSQFPGYAKDVLGGDEHAVTLLLAVFSVGIGMGSLLCEKLSGRHVEIGLVPMGAAGLTLFGLDLWWASPEVGAAGAGLPLSTLLADGTTWRVIFDLVMVGVFGGFFIVPLYALVQARSAPSHRSRIIAGNNILNALFMVVAAGMGAGLLAAGLEIPQLILITALLNACVAIYIFTLVPEFLLRFIVWLLVHTAYRLEVEGEEHIPDEGPVLIVANHVSFVDALVIMAACRRPIRFVMDHQIFRWPILSFAFRTSGAIPIASAREDAAMMERAFERVGEALDAGEVVGIFPEGRITADGELGAFRPGVTRILERNAVPVIPMALQGLWGSFFSRKGGAAMSRPFRRGIFNRIALRIGPAVGASQADPDTLRERVLCLRGDKK; from the coding sequence ATGAGTTCCCAGTTCGGCCTGATGCGGGAGCGACGCTTCCTGCCCTTTTTCCTCACCCAGTTCTTCGGTGCGTTCAACGACAACCTGTTCAAGAATGCGCTGGTGGTGCTGATGACCTTCGAGGCGGCGCGCTACACCACGCTCTCCGCCGGGGTGCTGGTCAATCTCGCCGCGGGTATTTTCATCCTGCCCTTCTTCCTGTTCTCGGCCACGGCCGGCCAGTTGGCGGACAAGTACGAAAAGAGCCACCTGATGCGGCTCATCAAGCTCATGGAAATCGTCATCATGGGCCTGGGGGCGGTGGCCTATGCCATGGAGTCGCTCTGGCTGCTGCTGGCGACCCTGTTCCTGATGGGGGTGCAGTCATCCATCTTCGGCCCGGTGAAATACGCCATCCTGCCCCAGCATCTGGCCGAAACCGAACTGGTGGGTGGCAACGCGCTGGTCGAGTCGGGCACCTTCGTGGCCATCCTGCTCGGCACCATTGCCGGCGGCGTGATGATTGCCTTGCCCGGCGGGGCGGCCTGGGTGTCGGGCGCGGCCATCGTGGTGGCGGTGATCGGCTATTTTGCGAGCCGGGGTATTCCGTTGGCGCACGCGGCAGACGCTGCGCTCAAGGTGAACTGGAACCCGCTGACCCAGACCTGGAAAACCATCGGCTTTACACGCACGAACCGCACGGTGTTTCTGTCGATTCTGGGCATCTCGTGGTTCTGGTTCTACGGGGCGCTGTTTCTTTCCCAGTTCCCGGGCTACGCCAAGGACGTGCTCGGCGGCGACGAGCATGCGGTGACGCTGCTGCTGGCCGTGTTCTCGGTGGGCATCGGCATGGGCTCGCTGTTGTGCGAGAAGCTCTCGGGGCGGCATGTGGAGATCGGTCTGGTGCCCATGGGCGCGGCCGGGCTGACCCTGTTCGGCCTCGACCTGTGGTGGGCCAGCCCGGAGGTCGGCGCTGCCGGTGCCGGTCTGCCCCTGAGCACCTTGCTGGCCGATGGCACCACCTGGCGGGTGATCTTCGATCTGGTCATGGTGGGTGTGTTCGGCGGTTTCTTCATCGTGCCGCTCTATGCGCTGGTGCAGGCGCGCAGCGCGCCGAGCCACCGCTCACGCATCATCGCCGGCAACAACATCCTCAATGCCCTGTTCATGGTGGTGGCGGCCGGCATGGGGGCGGGACTGCTGGCGGCCGGGCTCGAGATTCCCCAGCTGATCCTGATCACCGCGCTCCTCAATGCCTGCGTGGCGATCTACATCTTCACCCTGGTGCCGGAGTTCCTGCTGCGCTTCATCGTGTGGCTGCTGGTGCACACCGCCTACCGGCTCGAAGTGGAAGGGGAAGAGCACATTCCCGATGAGGGGCCGGTGCTCATCGTGGCCAACCATGTGAGCTTCGTCGATGCGCTGGTGATCATGGCCGCCTGCCGCCGGCCGATCCGCTTCGTGATGGATCACCAGATCTTCCGCTGGCCGATTCTCTCGTTTGCGTTTCGCACCAGTGGCGCCATTCCCATCGCGTCGGCCAGAGAGGATGCGGCGATGATGGAGCGCGCTTTCGAGCGTGTGGGCGAGGCACTCGATGCCGGGGAGGTGGTCGGCATTTTCCCGGAAGGGCGCATTACCGCGGATGGCGAACTGGGTGCCTTCCGCCCAGGCGTGACACGGATTCTCGAGCGCAATGCGGTGCCGGTCATTCCCATGGCCTTGCAGGGGCTGTGGGGCAGTTTCTTCAGCCGCAAGGGGGGCGCTGCCATGAGTCGGCCATTCCGCCGCGGGATCTTCAACCGGATCGCGCTGCGCATCGGCCCGGCCGTTGGCGCATCACAGGCGGATCCGGACACGTTGCGCGAGCGGGTGCTCTGCCTGCGCGGCGACAAAAAATAG
- the fliW gene encoding flagellar assembly protein FliW, with protein MHIDSPVFGGLDVSPENIVEFPNGLPGFEGCRRFTFVEEGDADKVLQMQSVDDPSIVFSVADPSTLGANYEFTLTDTEVQTLEVSSPDDVAVAVIIRKRAVPGSPSEAGLKANFMAPLVINTAARRGLQKVIENVGCSVTFKGA; from the coding sequence ATGCATATCGACAGCCCCGTGTTCGGCGGGTTGGATGTCAGCCCCGAGAACATCGTTGAATTTCCCAACGGCCTGCCCGGTTTCGAAGGCTGCCGCCGCTTTACCTTTGTGGAAGAGGGTGACGCCGACAAGGTGCTGCAGATGCAAAGCGTCGATGATCCAAGCATCGTTTTCTCGGTGGCCGATCCCTCGACGCTCGGTGCGAACTATGAATTTACGCTGACGGATACTGAAGTCCAGACGCTTGAGGTGTCATCGCCGGACGATGTGGCCGTTGCGGTCATCATCCGCAAACGCGCGGTTCCGGGGTCGCCGTCCGAAGCCGGACTCAAGGCCAATTTCATGGCGCCCCTGGTCATCAACACCGCCGCACGTCGCGGACTGCAGAAGGTCATCGAGAACGTGGGTTGCAGTGTGACCTTCAAGGGCGCCTGA
- a CDS encoding DUF2802 domain-containing protein, producing the protein MIALLAVYLVFQLIRAMQVKDDAVGIPGEVLTEMPTELLDEAAESETAVETDRAPDEDEDPDGTDEKPRSQPETDELAEESFKLALEVRQLRRDIAQLRDEADAQRGEMAELRVIIDRQSQQIEATKAAQNVSPIYGEALALAQRGMAADVIAERCSISVAEAELVRSLARDSAASGEEQ; encoded by the coding sequence GTGATCGCGCTGCTTGCGGTTTATCTGGTGTTTCAGCTGATTCGCGCGATGCAGGTCAAGGATGACGCGGTCGGCATTCCGGGCGAAGTGCTCACCGAAATGCCGACCGAACTGCTCGATGAGGCCGCCGAGTCAGAGACGGCCGTTGAGACCGATCGTGCGCCGGACGAAGACGAAGACCCGGACGGCACGGACGAGAAACCGCGTTCCCAGCCCGAGACGGACGAACTGGCCGAAGAGAGTTTCAAGCTTGCGCTGGAGGTTCGACAGCTGCGACGGGATATCGCCCAGTTGCGCGACGAGGCTGATGCCCAGCGCGGCGAGATGGCCGAACTGAGAGTGATCATCGACCGCCAGAGCCAGCAGATCGAGGCCACCAAGGCGGCGCAGAACGTTTCACCCATCTATGGTGAAGCGCTGGCCCTGGCACAGCGCGGCATGGCGGCGGATGTCATCGCCGAACGATGCAGTATTTCGGTGGCCGAAGCCGAGCTGGTGAGATCGCTGGCTCGTGACTCGGCCGCCTCGGGGGAGGAGCAATGA
- a CDS encoding O-acetylhomoserine aminocarboxypropyltransferase/cysteine synthase family protein: MPDHQYGIETLCLHAGQQPDAATGARAMPIYQTTSFVFDSPEHAASLFNLQTFGNVYSRISNPTVAAFEERVAALEGGRAALAASSGLAAQMTALLTLAEAGDEIVAARTLYGGSYSQLDVSLRKLGITTHFVDPSDPEAFRAAINDRTKAVYGEIIGNPGLNVFDVTPIAEVAHEAGVPLVIDSTLASPYLCRPIEHGADIVIHSATKYMGGHGTTMGGVLVESGKFPWDNGRFPQMVEPSRGYHGVRFYETFGDFGFTMKARMETLRTFGQSLSPFNAFMLLQGLETLHVRMDRHVSNAMAVAAFLKAHPMVEWVNYPGLPDSPDHVLAQRYLPKGAGAILSFGIKGGQAAGERFIDAVQMISHLANVGDAKTLVIHPASTTHRQLSEEEQRAAGVPPDMVRLSVGIETEADILWDLDQALALAGKGA, translated from the coding sequence ATGCCCGATCACCAGTACGGTATCGAAACCCTTTGCCTGCATGCCGGCCAGCAGCCGGACGCCGCCACCGGTGCGCGGGCCATGCCCATCTATCAGACGACCTCGTTCGTCTTCGATTCGCCCGAACACGCCGCCTCGCTGTTCAATCTGCAGACCTTCGGCAACGTCTATTCACGCATTTCGAATCCGACCGTGGCCGCCTTTGAAGAGCGGGTCGCCGCACTCGAAGGCGGACGTGCTGCACTCGCCGCATCGTCGGGGCTGGCGGCGCAAATGACCGCGCTGCTGACACTGGCCGAAGCGGGCGACGAGATCGTGGCGGCGCGCACGCTGTACGGGGGCAGTTACTCGCAGCTCGATGTGAGCCTGCGCAAGCTGGGCATCACCACGCATTTTGTCGACCCTTCGGACCCCGAGGCCTTCCGCGCCGCCATCAACGATCGCACCAAGGCCGTGTATGGGGAAATCATCGGCAATCCGGGGCTGAACGTGTTCGACGTCACCCCCATTGCCGAGGTCGCCCATGAAGCCGGCGTGCCGCTGGTCATCGACAGCACGCTGGCCTCGCCCTACCTGTGCCGCCCCATCGAGCACGGCGCCGATATCGTCATCCATTCGGCGACCAAGTACATGGGGGGGCACGGCACCACCATGGGCGGCGTGCTGGTCGAATCCGGCAAGTTTCCCTGGGACAACGGCCGTTTCCCGCAGATGGTCGAACCGTCGCGCGGCTATCACGGCGTGCGCTTCTACGAGACCTTCGGCGACTTCGGTTTCACCATGAAGGCGCGCATGGAAACCTTACGCACCTTTGGCCAGTCGCTTTCGCCCTTCAATGCGTTCATGCTGTTGCAGGGGCTTGAAACCCTGCATGTGCGCATGGACCGGCATGTGTCGAATGCGATGGCCGTGGCCGCCTTCCTGAAGGCGCATCCGATGGTCGAGTGGGTGAATTATCCAGGGCTGCCCGACAGCCCCGACCATGTGCTGGCGCAGCGCTACCTACCCAAAGGCGCGGGCGCGATCCTGAGCTTCGGGATCAAGGGGGGGCAAGCGGCGGGCGAGCGCTTCATCGATGCGGTGCAGATGATCAGCCATCTGGCCAACGTGGGTGATGCCAAAACGCTGGTGATCCATCCGGCCTCGACCACCCACCGGCAGCTGTCGGAAGAAGAGCAACGCGCCGCCGGTGTGCCGCCGGACATGGTGCGCCTGTCGGTCGGCATCGAGACCGAGGCCGACATTCTCTGGGATCTGGACCAGGCGCTGGCGTTGGCCGGCAAGGGAGCGTGA
- a CDS encoding DUF2339 domain-containing protein has translation MWIVIGLVLGVWLGSWGGLEEVIGGGVLGALGGLVIQVVLSRPARARLDQLEARIAQLESQVLQLRTGATPAVEDEPTPARNATVPELPSVPWAVEPPVVPAPAASTPAAPDPVASAETPAPSRRRGIDVLGGAATEPERAPSSLDQLYDTARRWLLGGNTVVRVGLLVLFFGLAFLARYAVENSLFPIELRLASIALGAVGLLGVGWRLRHRRAGYALSLQGGGVAALYLTIFAAMRLYGLIPPTAGFGLLLVIVVLSAVLALLQRSQALAVIGTAGGFMAPILASTGQGSHVMLFSYYLLLNAGVLGIAWKQAWRGLNLTGFLFTFSIALLWGARDYRPGLFDSTEPFLIAFFLMYVAAAVLYAWRSAPQLKHYVDGTVVFGTPVVGFGLQAALTEGMPHALAISALVVGGFYVMLARWLHARARPSLGLLVESFLALGVAFLTLAIPLAVDGEWTGAAWALEGAALLWVGARQRRKLAMASGVLLQLTAGVIFFGESLFHPDAATPVLNSTCLGAALVALAGLASAHMADRWRDAWPRFLRLSQPLLLAWGVLWWVGAGFNEITDALPFESEPVALLLFLSASGALATLMADRSGWSVLRWPALLPVMGMAFALLGDADAHQAPWSGLGLLAWPLAIGAMGWSLRKAEGAPQVAFVLPMAHLVTLWLVCLSLVLSAAQLGEVGNLWRVAAMVLVPLSAWWLMRLPQVEARWPVRAWAPIYQQLGVGVMLVVALLGAVATSLGTGGSVAPLPYMPVLNPFDLTVAMLLMAAAQWWRRWRDALPIDPRVAQGVLAGFAFVLITWGVIRAIHHLAQVPWDADRLFASDTVQASVSLLWGALGLVLTFIASRRAHRWMWMAGAALLGVVVLKLFLVDMASTGTVARIVSFIGAGVVLLVVGYFSPLPPARELRS, from the coding sequence ATGTGGATTGTCATTGGTCTGGTGCTCGGTGTCTGGCTGGGCTCCTGGGGCGGGCTTGAAGAAGTCATCGGCGGCGGCGTGCTGGGGGCCCTCGGGGGGCTGGTGATTCAGGTCGTGTTGAGCCGTCCGGCACGGGCGCGGCTCGATCAGCTGGAGGCGCGCATCGCGCAACTGGAGTCGCAAGTCCTGCAGTTGCGAACGGGTGCCACGCCGGCTGTTGAAGATGAGCCCACCCCGGCGCGTAATGCCACAGTGCCTGAGCTGCCCAGTGTGCCCTGGGCGGTCGAACCCCCGGTGGTGCCCGCGCCTGCGGCGAGCACCCCGGCTGCGCCCGACCCGGTCGCGTCGGCAGAAACCCCCGCGCCGTCTCGCCGGCGAGGCATTGACGTGCTCGGCGGCGCCGCGACAGAACCCGAACGCGCGCCGTCCTCACTGGATCAGCTCTACGACACAGCGCGACGCTGGCTGCTGGGCGGCAACACGGTGGTGCGGGTCGGGTTGCTGGTGCTGTTCTTCGGCCTCGCCTTTCTGGCGCGCTATGCGGTCGAGAACAGCCTGTTTCCCATCGAACTGCGTCTGGCGAGCATCGCGCTCGGGGCGGTGGGCTTGCTTGGCGTCGGCTGGCGTCTGCGGCATCGACGGGCAGGCTATGCCCTGAGCCTGCAAGGCGGCGGTGTGGCCGCGCTCTACCTCACCATCTTTGCCGCCATGCGGCTCTACGGGCTGATCCCGCCGACGGCGGGCTTTGGCCTGCTGCTGGTGATTGTGGTGCTCTCGGCCGTACTGGCGCTATTGCAGCGCTCGCAGGCGCTGGCGGTGATCGGCACGGCGGGCGGCTTCATGGCGCCGATTCTCGCCTCGACAGGGCAGGGCAGCCACGTGATGCTGTTCTCCTATTACCTGCTGCTCAATGCCGGTGTGCTTGGCATCGCCTGGAAGCAGGCCTGGCGCGGGCTTAACCTCACCGGCTTCCTGTTCACCTTTTCGATCGCGCTGTTGTGGGGGGCTCGGGATTATCGGCCCGGCCTGTTTGATTCCACCGAGCCGTTCCTGATCGCGTTCTTCCTCATGTATGTGGCCGCAGCCGTGCTGTATGCCTGGCGCAGCGCACCGCAACTCAAGCACTACGTGGATGGCACGGTGGTGTTCGGTACCCCGGTGGTGGGCTTCGGCTTGCAAGCGGCACTGACCGAAGGCATGCCCCATGCGCTGGCGATCAGCGCACTGGTGGTGGGCGGCTTCTATGTGATGCTGGCGCGCTGGCTGCATGCCCGTGCCCGTCCTTCGTTAGGCCTGCTGGTGGAGTCGTTTCTGGCGCTCGGGGTCGCCTTCCTGACGCTGGCGATTCCGCTGGCGGTCGATGGTGAGTGGACCGGCGCGGCCTGGGCGCTCGAGGGCGCGGCCCTGCTTTGGGTGGGCGCCCGACAGCGGCGCAAACTGGCCATGGCATCCGGGGTGCTGCTGCAACTGACGGCCGGGGTGATCTTCTTTGGCGAATCCCTATTCCATCCGGACGCGGCCACACCCGTGCTCAACAGCACATGCCTGGGCGCTGCGCTGGTGGCCCTCGCCGGGCTGGCCAGCGCGCACATGGCCGACCGCTGGCGCGATGCCTGGCCGCGTTTCCTGCGCCTGAGTCAGCCCCTGCTGCTGGCATGGGGTGTGTTGTGGTGGGTGGGCGCCGGCTTCAATGAAATCACCGACGCGCTGCCCTTTGAATCTGAGCCGGTCGCCCTGCTGCTGTTCCTCTCCGCGAGTGGGGCGCTCGCCACCCTGATGGCCGACCGAAGCGGGTGGTCGGTGTTGCGCTGGCCAGCACTCCTGCCGGTCATGGGCATGGCCTTTGCGCTGCTCGGCGATGCGGATGCACATCAGGCGCCGTGGTCCGGGCTGGGTCTGCTGGCCTGGCCGCTGGCGATCGGCGCGATGGGATGGTCGCTGCGCAAGGCAGAGGGCGCGCCGCAGGTGGCGTTCGTGCTGCCGATGGCGCATCTGGTGACGCTGTGGCTGGTGTGCCTGTCGCTGGTGTTGAGCGCTGCGCAGCTGGGCGAGGTGGGGAATCTGTGGCGGGTTGCCGCCATGGTGTTGGTGCCGCTGTCGGCGTGGTGGTTGATGCGCCTGCCGCAGGTGGAGGCGCGCTGGCCGGTGCGGGCCTGGGCGCCGATCTATCAGCAGCTTGGCGTCGGCGTGATGCTGGTCGTTGCGCTGCTCGGGGCGGTGGCGACGAGCCTGGGCACCGGCGGTTCGGTGGCGCCGCTGCCCTATATGCCCGTGTTGAACCCCTTCGATCTGACCGTTGCCATGCTGCTGATGGCCGCGGCGCAGTGGTGGCGTCGATGGCGTGACGCGCTGCCCATCGATCCGCGCGTCGCGCAGGGCGTGCTGGCGGGCTTTGCCTTCGTGCTCATCACCTGGGGCGTGATCCGCGCCATCCACCACCTTGCGCAGGTGCCGTGGGATGCCGATCGGCTCTTTGCCAGCGATACGGTGCAGGCCAGTGTGTCCTTGTTGTGGGGGGCGCTCGGGCTGGTGCTGACCTTCATCGCGAGCCGGCGTGCCCATCGTTGGATGTGGATGGCGGGCGCAGCGCTGCTCGGCGTGGTGGTGCTCAAGCTGTTTCTGGTGGACATGGCGAGCACCGGCACGGTGGCGCGCATCGTGTCCTTCATTGGCGCGGGCGTGGTGTTGCTGGTGGTGGGTTACTTCTCGCCACTGCCGCCGGCGCGGGAGCTGCGATCATGA
- a CDS encoding SPOR domain-containing protein, giving the protein MRKNKKGSVQRAVLLRRAGIAGGLILALLVGLAWYERSQSVPDLPRLTEAPPPPPLPTLEEPLRGAPPMPTAEEAEASVAGNTSGVGADGAVPELTAAPAVVAPEARKDETPPAASGAPRLVLGDEAPVASDKPALPPAPERAPKTVAKAEVPAAKVAAPEPTPAKTSVEAIKNGYMVQLGVFSAPGNAQALIERVDALGIPAHIESRVVVGPFKDRSEADAARRKLSASGLGKGLVVRTR; this is encoded by the coding sequence GTGAGGAAGAACAAAAAGGGGTCCGTTCAGCGTGCCGTCCTGTTGCGCCGTGCCGGCATCGCCGGTGGGCTGATTCTGGCCTTGCTGGTGGGCCTGGCGTGGTACGAACGCAGCCAGAGCGTCCCGGATTTGCCGCGCTTGACCGAAGCACCTCCACCGCCACCGCTACCGACGCTGGAAGAGCCCCTGCGCGGTGCGCCACCCATGCCGACTGCGGAGGAGGCCGAAGCGTCGGTGGCCGGCAACACGTCGGGCGTGGGCGCAGACGGCGCCGTTCCCGAGCTCACTGCCGCACCTGCCGTGGTCGCGCCTGAAGCACGTAAGGATGAAACGCCTCCCGCCGCGAGCGGGGCGCCACGCCTTGTCCTCGGGGACGAGGCGCCCGTGGCCTCGGACAAACCCGCGTTACCACCGGCGCCGGAGCGCGCGCCCAAGACAGTGGCCAAGGCCGAGGTGCCGGCGGCCAAGGTGGCCGCGCCCGAGCCGACGCCGGCAAAGACATCGGTGGAGGCGATCAAGAATGGCTACATGGTGCAGTTGGGCGTCTTCAGCGCGCCGGGCAACGCGCAGGCGCTGATCGAGCGGGTTGATGCCCTGGGGATTCCGGCCCATATCGAAAGTCGCGTCGTCGTGGGGCCATTCAAGGATCGCTCTGAAGCCGATGCCGCACGACGTAAGCTGTCAGCGTCCGGCCTGGGCAAAGGGCTGGTGGTTCGCACTCGTTGA
- a CDS encoding DUF3999 domain-containing protein: MKMRLWWLLMCLLASPVLRAADDFALDLRIQVPEGADLVRIELPEAVYRAAHRPDLGDLRIVNGAGEVLPMARLPQPTRQVIKRAGRTPVRLPVEPQAHNPALSVATRDGGQSVDIDIRPGGSAPPRLPGYLIDTDGFDAPIDAIELKWRGDPVFEAMLEVSASDDLKRWRQVNVSAPVLAMGEPGARVELNRVSLSGVKARYLRLRWAGTTPDVSIDQVDLISETDVAKPVEHSIELTGTVEGDHVLFVSPGVFPVSGIELLLGEDTHVLRATVSSRASPSAPWRPRGTRLAYKLKTDGGVTQGGIFAGLSARDTLWRLTVDGGVPATVPGLRLIWPAESVVFVARGQGPYRLRVGQRGMEPAWRPPAALVPGYGTPAQIRLWPGVVVTPDMPIKGRPQSTSIADDPYQWLFWGVLALGVAVLGWMARSLLRELSAGGSDSDSR; encoded by the coding sequence ATGAAGATGCGTCTCTGGTGGCTGCTGATGTGCCTCCTGGCGAGCCCTGTGCTGCGGGCGGCCGATGACTTTGCGCTGGATCTGCGCATTCAGGTACCCGAGGGCGCGGATCTGGTCAGGATCGAACTGCCCGAGGCGGTCTATCGCGCAGCCCATCGGCCCGATCTGGGCGATCTTCGCATCGTCAACGGGGCGGGTGAGGTCCTGCCGATGGCGCGCCTGCCACAGCCGACACGGCAGGTGATCAAGCGGGCCGGGCGCACGCCGGTGCGCCTGCCGGTGGAGCCGCAAGCACACAATCCGGCGCTCAGTGTCGCGACCCGCGATGGCGGGCAGTCGGTGGATATCGACATCCGGCCGGGCGGCAGCGCGCCGCCGCGCTTGCCGGGCTACCTGATCGATACGGATGGGTTCGACGCCCCGATCGACGCCATCGAACTCAAGTGGCGGGGCGACCCGGTCTTCGAGGCCATGCTGGAGGTGTCTGCCTCCGATGACCTGAAGCGCTGGCGGCAGGTCAATGTGTCCGCGCCGGTGCTGGCGATGGGCGAGCCCGGGGCGCGCGTCGAACTGAACCGTGTCTCGCTGAGCGGCGTAAAGGCCCGCTACCTGCGCCTGAGATGGGCCGGCACGACGCCCGACGTGTCGATCGACCAGGTCGACCTCATCAGCGAGACCGACGTGGCCAAGCCTGTCGAGCACAGCATCGAGCTGACGGGCACGGTCGAGGGCGATCATGTGCTCTTCGTGTCACCCGGGGTGTTTCCGGTGAGTGGCATCGAGTTGCTGTTGGGCGAGGACACTCATGTGCTGCGGGCAACGGTGAGCTCGCGCGCGAGCCCTTCGGCGCCGTGGCGGCCGCGCGGAACGCGTCTTGCCTACAAGCTCAAGACGGATGGCGGCGTGACCCAGGGCGGCATCTTTGCGGGGCTCTCGGCGCGAGACACCCTGTGGCGCCTGACGGTGGACGGCGGTGTGCCGGCCACCGTGCCCGGCCTGAGACTGATCTGGCCGGCCGAGTCGGTCGTGTTCGTGGCGCGCGGTCAGGGGCCGTACCGGCTTCGGGTCGGCCAGCGTGGCATGGAACCCGCGTGGCGGCCGCCGGCCGCGCTTGTGCCGGGCTATGGCACGCCAGCGCAGATCCGCCTGTGGCCGGGTGTGGTGGTGACGCCCGACATGCCGATCAAGGGACGGCCGCAGTCCACCTCCATCGCCGACGACCCGTATCAGTGGTTGTTCTGGGGCGTGCTCGCGCTCGGCGTGGCGGTGCTGGGCTGGATGGCGCGTTCGTTGCTCAGGGAGTTGTCGGCCGGTGGATCGGATTCGGACAGCCGATAG
- a CDS encoding YdcF family protein yields MPIDLSLLAFWAKKILALFILPPSGPLLLIGLGLMLKRWRALAWLGWSYALIASLPVTVGMLAGIVEPPPVAVRRDAVAQTGAIVILGAGVRSRAPEYPDGETVGRLALERLRYGALLARESGKPVLVTGGAPRDGIIEAVQMRKVLEEEFGVPVRWAESQSLDTRDNANFTAQILRSAGIDSITLVTHATHMLRARRAFEAAGLRVTPAPTVWMHNPDPDVDWGDFIPSARAAYDGWFAVHELVGNLAYRLSESDPPADNSLSNERAIQPSTATPSASTPQNNH; encoded by the coding sequence ATGCCGATCGATTTGTCCCTGCTGGCCTTCTGGGCCAAGAAAATCCTTGCCCTGTTCATTCTCCCGCCCAGCGGCCCGCTGCTGCTCATCGGCCTGGGCCTGATGCTCAAACGCTGGCGCGCGCTGGCCTGGCTCGGCTGGAGCTATGCACTGATCGCGAGCCTGCCGGTGACCGTCGGCATGCTCGCCGGAATTGTCGAACCACCGCCGGTCGCCGTGCGCCGCGACGCCGTGGCCCAGACCGGGGCCATCGTCATCCTCGGCGCTGGTGTTCGTTCAAGGGCGCCGGAATATCCGGACGGCGAAACCGTCGGCCGGCTGGCCCTGGAGCGACTGCGTTACGGGGCTCTGCTTGCTCGCGAGAGCGGCAAGCCGGTGCTGGTCACCGGAGGCGCGCCGCGCGACGGCATCATCGAGGCCGTGCAGATGCGCAAGGTGCTGGAGGAAGAATTCGGCGTACCGGTGCGCTGGGCGGAGAGCCAGTCCCTCGACACCCGTGACAACGCCAATTTCACCGCACAGATTCTCAGAAGCGCAGGAATCGATTCGATTACCCTGGTCACCCACGCCACCCACATGCTGCGGGCCCGACGCGCTTTCGAAGCGGCCGGCCTGCGCGTGACACCGGCCCCGACCGTGTGGATGCACAATCCCGACCCGGACGTTGACTGGGGCGATTTCATCCCCTCTGCCCGCGCGGCCTACGATGGCTGGTTTGCCGTGCACGAGCTGGTGGGCAATCTGGCCTATCGGCTGTCCGAATCCGATCCACCGGCCGACAACTCCCTGAGCAACGAACGCGCCATCCAGCCCAGCACCGCCACGCCGAGCGCGAGCACGCCCCAGAACAACCACTGA
- a CDS encoding RidA family protein, protein MSKQIIATDKAPAAIGTYSQAVRAGNTVYLSGQIGLDPTSMEMVDGFEAQTQRVFTNLKAVAEAAGGSLADTVKLNIYLTDLSNFAKVNEIMATFFEQPYPARAAVGVKELPKGALVEADAVLVID, encoded by the coding sequence ATGAGCAAGCAGATCATCGCCACCGACAAAGCCCCCGCCGCCATCGGCACCTATTCACAGGCCGTGCGTGCCGGCAATACGGTCTACCTGTCCGGTCAGATCGGGCTCGACCCGACGAGCATGGAAATGGTCGACGGCTTCGAGGCGCAGACCCAGCGCGTGTTCACCAATCTCAAGGCGGTGGCCGAGGCGGCCGGAGGCTCGCTGGCGGATACGGTCAAGCTCAACATCTACCTGACGGACCTGTCCAATTTCGCCAAGGTCAACGAGATCATGGCGACCTTCTTCGAGCAGCCCTATCCCGCGCGTGCAGCCGTCGGGGTCAAGGAATTGCCCAAGGGCGCGCTGGTCGAAGCCGACGCTGTTCTGGTCATCGACTGA